Proteins encoded in a region of the Calypte anna isolate BGI_N300 chromosome 15, bCalAnn1_v1.p, whole genome shotgun sequence genome:
- the LOC115599231 gene encoding uncharacterized protein LOC115599231, with amino-acid sequence MCSAFLQSCWISPTPVSLPCSVTTVPRSRRKLWKNWEALTASLSCSETARNVTEMFAKYLQLSERTDFLLRIIEGMQDFSIYNKQLVGSVVAGIREESSHWLVDMPKIMSSLYKTLHFMSWDSAWQWVRPLLLGMLEQCPEEAVRLLLDTAPPGDSSGLEMWEMMLSTPLAVDLVLVQLFKQLQQRKQKMLFCTLMEDTSCLALLASIYLPGEHFARTYEFWRFLRHQSQDMLSVALSGIATLSGIPEMVSRAFRRAGRGGNGCTPVAAPSIHPSIHVYTHPYVRKMKVLLPDLLEVLEQGNEHVQLKALRVCRNVLRELRREEVIPMAVELLDKLLPLFDNELFSELREISISLFTELLKKVAGKCKRQMKKRVRRGLLPLFFHMSDDTRSVAEASSQALLAAAELLKWQQLQDLVKTEQTWRIGECLLLQDRTRADDYLDQSQGYLDNAQDTLRMEAIRFIGLAARGQSQQKLSEMMSTLYPLEHDCTPSIRCLATQTISILSTLRVKAERRRTKRPWCC; translated from the exons ATGTGCTCAGCtttcctgcaaagctgctggATCTCACCCACTCCTGTGTCTCTGCCCTGCTCAGTGACAACAGTGCCCAGGAGCCGCAGGAAGCTCTGGAAGAACTGGGAAGCCCTGACTGCTTCCCTGTCCTGCTCGGAGACTGCCAGGAATGTTACCGAG ATGTTTGCAAAATATCTCCAGCTCTCCGAAAGAACAGATTTCCTCCTCAGAATCATCGAGGGCATGCAAGATTTCAGCATCTACAACAAGCAGCTGGTTGGAAGCGTGGTAGCCGGGATCAGAGAAGAGTCTTCCCACTGGCTGGTGGAT ATGCCAAAGATCATGAGCTCCCTCTACAAGACCCTGCACTTCATGAGCTGGGACTCAGCCTGGCAGTGGGTGCGCCCACTGCTTCTCGGGATGCTTGAGCAGTGCCCTGAGGAGGcagtcaggctgctgctggacacTGCTCCACCAGGAGACAG CTCTGGCCTGGAAATGTGGGAGATGATGTTATCCACGCCCCTGGCTGTGGATCTGGTTTTGGTGCAGCTGTtcaagcagctccagcagaggaagcagaagatgCTCTTCTGCACTCTCATGGAGGACACTTCTTGCTTGGCT cttctggCCAGCATTTACTTGCCAGGGGAGCACTTTGCCAGAACCTATGAGTTCTGGAGGTTTCTGAGGCATCAGAGCCAGGACATGCTCTCCGTGGCGCTCAGCGGCATTGCTACGCTGTCCGGGATTCCTGAGATGGTGAGCAGGGCATTCcggagggcaggcaggggagggaaTGGCTGCACTCCAGTGGCAGCaccatccatccacccatccatccatgtGTACACACATCCATAT GTGAGGAAAATGAAGGTGCTGCTGCCAGACTTGctggaggtcctggagcagggcaATGAGCATGTTCAGTTGAAGGCCCTGAGAGTCTGCAGGAatgtgctgagggaactgaggagggaggaggtcATCCCCATGGCTGTGGAACTGCTGGACAAGCTCCTGCCCCTCTTTGACAAT GAGCTGTTTAGCGAGCTGAGGGAGATCTCCATCAGCCTCttcactgagctgctgaaaaaggTGGCGGGGAAGTGCAAGAGGCAGATGAAGAAGCGAGTGCGACGGGGGCTGCTCCCACTCTTTTTTCACATGAGTGACGACACCCGGAGTGTGGCCGAG GCCTCCAGCCAAGCCCTCCTTGCTGCCGCAGAGCTCCTCAAATGGCAACAGCTCCAAGACCTGGTGAAAACAGAGCAGACGTGGAGGATTGGAGAGTGCTTG ctgctgcaggacaggacCAGGGCTGACGACTACTTGGATCAGAGCCAGGGGTACCTGGATAACGCTCAGGACACCCTGAGGATGGAGGCCATCAGGTTCATCG ggcTTGCTGCACGGGGCCAAAGCCAGCAGAAGCTGTCAGAGATGATGAGCA CACTTTATCCCCTGGAGCACGACTGCACACCATCCATCAGGTGCCTGGCAACTCAGACCATTTCCATCCTGAGCACTCTAAGGGTGAAGGCAGAACGGAGAAGAACCAAGAGACCTTGGtgctgctga